From the Cryptomeria japonica chromosome 2, Sugi_1.0, whole genome shotgun sequence genome, one window contains:
- the LOC131037121 gene encoding protein SMALL AUXIN UP-REGULATED RNA 12 encodes MNSSRIRQIVQLRQVMNKWRTLALSRKVSTVNGCALSGRIRSSCDSDEECCRSLPPPPADVPEGYLAVYVGKEEMRRFIIPTSFLSRPAFRRLLDQAEEEFGFDYQGVLTIPCEMAVFEKIVKNEGYEEEKEVVIISCKDADVRSISSSLLQESSIA; translated from the coding sequence ATGAATAGCTCTCGAATTCGTCAAATAGTCCAGCTGAGACAAGTCATGAACAAATGGCGTACTCTGGCTCTCAGCCGCAAAGTGTCTACGGTTAACGGGTGCGCACTTTCTGGCAGAATCCGTTCATCGTGTGACTCCGATGAAGAGTGCTGCCGCAGCCTGCCGCCGCCGCCGGCGGACGTGCCCGAGGGTTATCTGGCTGTATACGTTGGGAAGGAGGAGATGAGGCGCTTCATAATTCCTACCAGTTTTTTAAGCCGCCCTGCTTTCAGAAGACTTCTTGACCAGGCAGAAGAAGAATTTGGGTTTGATTATCAAGGTGTTCTTACAATCCCCTgtgaaatggcagtttttgagaagATTGTGAAGAATGAAGGGTATGAAGAAGAGAAAGAGGTGGTTATTATAAGCTGTAAGGATGCAGATGTTAGGAGTATTTCTTCATCTCTTTTGCAGGAAAGTTCTATTGCTTGA